One segment of Desulfosudis oleivorans Hxd3 DNA contains the following:
- a CDS encoding YajD family HNH nuclease, translating into MPSIKGGPDSNGVNRLVADVLARRKEAEKGYRERALKLFPPICGHCGREFSGKRLRELTVHHKDHNHDNNPPDGSNWELLCLYCHENAHGRQAVADAYDPSGGPDREPASGFGHKPFAGLDTLLNKKE; encoded by the coding sequence ATGCCTTCAATAAAGGGAGGTCCGGACAGTAACGGCGTGAACCGGCTGGTGGCCGACGTGCTGGCCCGTCGTAAAGAAGCGGAAAAGGGGTACCGGGAACGGGCGCTTAAGCTTTTTCCACCGATCTGTGGCCACTGCGGCCGGGAGTTTTCCGGCAAACGGCTGCGCGAGCTCACCGTTCACCACAAGGACCACAATCACGATAACAATCCACCCGACGGCAGCAACTGGGAATTGCTCTGCCTGTACTGTCATGAAAACGCCCATGGCCGGCAGGCCGTGGCCGATGCCTATGATCCATCCGGCGGCCCGGACCGGGAGCCGGCTTCCGGCTTCGGGCACAAGCCCTTTGCCGGCCTGGACACGCTGTTGAATAAAAAAGAGTAA
- the tpx gene encoding thiol peroxidase: MAQIKFKGNPINTCGELPKVGTKAPDFLLTRTDLSDFSLADVAGKMVLMNIFPSIDTSACSMSVRTFNSRITQFFKTVLLSISLDLPFAHKRFCETEGIENAISASELRNRKFGDDYGLRITDGPLAGLLARAVIVLDEAGTVRYTQLVPEIAQEPDYEEALNALKTAATETDSCTYTETAEHARPFSSDEPCDDGRSG, encoded by the coding sequence ATGGCTCAAATAAAGTTCAAAGGCAACCCGATAAACACCTGCGGCGAACTGCCGAAGGTTGGAACAAAAGCCCCGGATTTTCTGCTGACCCGGACCGATCTGTCCGATTTTTCCCTGGCTGATGTGGCCGGGAAAATGGTGTTGATGAATATTTTTCCCAGTATCGATACGTCGGCCTGCTCTATGTCCGTCCGCACCTTCAATAGCCGCATCACTCAATTTTTCAAGACTGTTCTTCTGTCCATATCGCTGGATTTGCCGTTCGCCCACAAACGGTTCTGCGAAACCGAGGGGATTGAAAATGCCATTTCCGCCTCAGAGCTGCGCAACCGGAAATTCGGTGACGATTATGGCCTGCGGATAACAGACGGCCCCCTGGCCGGGCTGCTGGCGCGGGCCGTAATTGTTCTGGATGAAGCCGGAACCGTCCGCTACACTCAATTGGTGCCGGAGATCGCGCAGGAGCCGGATTATGAGGAGGCTTTGAATGCCTTGAAAACTGCGGCCACGGAGACCGATTCCTGCACTTACACCGAAACCGCCGAGCATGCCCGCCCCTTCTCATCGGATGAGCCGTGCGATGACGGCCGGTCCGGGTAG
- a CDS encoding ABC transporter substrate-binding protein, producing MKKSILATAAVLVVMLMCGGMLYAASDDYRVGCIFSVTGKASWLGEPEKKTAEMLAEKINAAGGINGHKLKLYIEDDQGDNTRAVNAAKKLINRDKVCAIIGPSVSGATMAILPVMQEAEIPLVSCAAAAVIVEPVAERKWIFKTPQKDSDAVRRIYEHMISRGIKDVGLITGTTGFGNAGRTQLKDLAPEYKMNIVADETYGPADTDMTAQLVNIRNAKAQAVINWSIVPAQSIVPKNMKQLNMTIPLYQSHGFGNIKYVEAAGEAAEGIIFPAGRLLAVDTLSGDNPQKALLAAYKAEYEARYNEPVSTFGGHAYDALSIVVKALEKAGDDPAKIRDTIETIEFVGTGGVFKFSAEDHTGLDKNAFEMLTVKDGKFVVLTD from the coding sequence ATGAAAAAGAGTATCCTGGCAACAGCGGCAGTGCTGGTTGTCATGCTGATGTGCGGCGGCATGCTTTACGCCGCTTCGGACGATTACCGGGTGGGGTGTATTTTTTCCGTTACCGGCAAGGCCTCATGGCTGGGTGAACCGGAAAAAAAGACCGCGGAAATGCTGGCTGAAAAAATCAACGCCGCCGGCGGTATCAACGGTCACAAGCTGAAATTATATATCGAGGATGACCAGGGCGACAACACCCGGGCGGTCAACGCGGCAAAGAAACTGATCAACAGGGACAAGGTATGCGCCATTATCGGGCCGTCGGTTTCCGGCGCCACCATGGCGATTCTTCCGGTCATGCAGGAAGCCGAGATCCCGCTGGTCTCCTGCGCGGCCGCCGCGGTTATTGTCGAGCCAGTGGCCGAGAGGAAATGGATTTTCAAGACCCCCCAGAAAGACAGTGACGCCGTACGGCGCATTTACGAGCACATGATCTCCAGGGGCATCAAGGATGTGGGGCTGATTACCGGAACCACCGGTTTCGGTAATGCCGGACGCACCCAGCTCAAGGACCTGGCCCCAGAATACAAGATGAACATTGTGGCCGATGAAACCTACGGCCCGGCCGACACGGACATGACCGCCCAGCTGGTCAACATCCGCAACGCCAAGGCCCAGGCCGTTATCAACTGGTCCATCGTACCGGCCCAGTCCATTGTTCCCAAGAACATGAAACAGCTGAACATGACGATTCCGTTGTACCAGAGCCACGGTTTTGGCAACATTAAATACGTGGAAGCCGCCGGGGAAGCCGCTGAAGGGATTATCTTTCCCGCCGGCCGGCTGCTGGCCGTGGACACCCTTTCCGGCGACAATCCCCAGAAAGCCCTGCTGGCCGCTTACAAGGCCGAATACGAGGCCAGGTACAATGAGCCGGTGAGCACCTTTGGCGGACATGCCTATGACGCGCTCAGCATCGTCGTAAAGGCGCTGGAAAAAGCCGGCGACGATCCGGCCAAAATTCGTGACACCATTGAGACCATTGAATTCGTGGGTACCGGCGGGGTCTTCAAGTTTTCGGCCGAAGATCACACCGGTCTGGACAAGAACGCTTTTGAAATGCTGACCGTCAAGGACGGGAAATTCGTCGTCCTGACAGACTAG
- a CDS encoding phenylacetate--CoA ligase family protein — translation MSNFWDQQNECMDREAIRQVQLERLQATLNRVYKNVRHYRQAFREIDFVPDDLTDLDHLTRLPLTTRAILRENYPYDMFAVPLREVVRLHAPALTMDKPQVVGFTANDLKNWGMLMARGLSSVGVNNEDVVQVALVPGKLIGPFGLQLGTEQIGASVIPMSVGRLASQSKVMRDFRATAFVSTPTFAMRLIDEMEHQNISVMDLSLKYGIFGSEPWSEATRTELESALRITATDVYGLKEVFGPGLAWECPAKNGLHLFEDHFIPEIIDPQTAKPLPPGSEGELVITTLTKEAYPLIRFRTGDLARIDDIPCSCGRTHCRISRIFKRCDGAIVMRGGSIVPEQVGALLAAENGHIPDYQLLVENRGGQDHLTVLIRISDNIFFDEMGKQRTYMERLHRLVNEFLGWEATIRMVEQGAFDPADRVRDERNLQ, via the coding sequence ATGAGCAATTTCTGGGATCAACAGAACGAGTGCATGGATCGCGAGGCGATCCGGCAGGTTCAGCTTGAGCGGCTTCAGGCAACGCTGAACCGGGTGTATAAGAACGTTCGGCACTACCGCCAGGCATTCCGGGAAATCGATTTTGTGCCCGATGATCTGACCGACCTGGATCACCTGACCCGGCTGCCCCTTACCACCCGGGCGATACTGCGGGAGAACTATCCCTACGACATGTTTGCCGTTCCCCTTCGTGAGGTGGTGCGGCTGCACGCCCCGGCCCTGACCATGGACAAGCCCCAGGTGGTGGGGTTTACCGCGAACGACCTGAAAAACTGGGGCATGCTCATGGCCAGGGGCCTTTCTTCCGTGGGTGTGAACAACGAGGACGTGGTGCAGGTGGCCCTGGTGCCGGGCAAACTGATCGGCCCCTTTGGATTGCAGCTGGGTACCGAGCAGATCGGGGCCTCGGTGATTCCCATGTCCGTGGGCCGGCTGGCCAGCCAGTCGAAAGTCATGCGCGATTTCCGGGCCACTGCCTTTGTTTCCACCCCCACCTTTGCCATGCGCCTGATCGACGAGATGGAACACCAGAACATCAGCGTGATGGACCTGTCTTTAAAATACGGCATCTTCGGCTCCGAGCCCTGGTCTGAAGCCACCCGCACCGAGCTGGAATCGGCCCTGCGGATCACGGCCACCGATGTTTACGGGCTCAAGGAGGTGTTCGGCCCCGGCCTGGCCTGGGAGTGCCCGGCGAAAAACGGCCTTCACCTGTTCGAGGACCATTTTATTCCGGAAATCATCGACCCGCAGACCGCAAAACCCCTGCCGCCGGGAAGCGAAGGCGAGCTGGTGATCACCACCCTGACCAAGGAGGCCTATCCCCTGATCCGCTTCCGCACCGGGGACCTGGCCCGCATTGATGACATCCCCTGTTCCTGCGGCCGGACCCACTGCCGCATCTCGCGTATATTCAAGCGGTGTGACGGGGCCATCGTCATGCGGGGCGGCAGCATCGTGCCGGAGCAGGTCGGGGCGTTGCTGGCCGCTGAAAACGGTCATATTCCCGACTACCAGCTCCTGGTGGAAAACCGGGGCGGGCAGGACCACCTGACGGTGCTGATCCGGATATCGGACAATATTTTCTTTGACGAGATGGGAAAGCAGCGGACTTACATGGAACGGCTGCACCGGCTGGTCAATGAGTTCCTGGGATGGGAGGCCACCATTCGCATGGTGGAGCAGGGGGCCTTTGACCCGGCGGACAGGGTGCGGGATGAACGGAATTTGCAGTAG
- a CDS encoding branched-chain amino acid ABC transporter permease, which yields MDVSGPFSDFLQFLFMGVQRGCIYAMVAMGFNIIYNSTGIINFAQGEFVVLGGLMMVTLTMASHLPMPVAFLLTAVFVMAVGVLMERTTINPVKNPSVLRLIIITIAVSILIRGIAMLVWGKESHHMRHFSSEESINVLGATILPQTLWIIGMLVVTVGVFVYFFNYTMTGKSMRACAINRDAARLAGINDRKMIMLSFALSAGIGAIAGIIITPVIQMDYARGALLGLKGFGAAVVGGLGNSFGAVAAGLLLGIIEAMAAGYISSHYMDAAALFILLIVLFVRPSGLFGNREAARFKEF from the coding sequence ATGGACGTAAGCGGGCCTTTTTCGGATTTTCTGCAGTTCCTCTTCATGGGGGTTCAGCGGGGCTGCATCTACGCCATGGTGGCCATGGGGTTTAACATCATTTACAACTCCACCGGCATCATCAACTTCGCGCAGGGGGAGTTCGTTGTGCTGGGCGGCCTGATGATGGTCACCCTGACAATGGCCTCTCACCTGCCCATGCCCGTGGCCTTTCTGCTGACCGCTGTTTTTGTCATGGCGGTGGGCGTCCTGATGGAGCGGACCACCATCAACCCGGTGAAGAACCCCTCGGTGCTGCGGCTGATCATCATCACCATCGCGGTTTCCATCCTGATTCGCGGTATTGCCATGCTGGTCTGGGGCAAGGAGTCCCACCACATGCGCCACTTTTCCAGCGAAGAGAGTATTAATGTGCTGGGCGCCACGATTCTTCCCCAGACGCTGTGGATTATCGGCATGCTGGTTGTGACCGTGGGCGTGTTTGTCTATTTTTTCAATTACACCATGACCGGTAAAAGCATGCGGGCCTGCGCCATCAACCGGGACGCGGCCCGCCTGGCCGGGATCAACGACCGGAAAATGATCATGCTGTCCTTTGCCCTTTCCGCCGGTATCGGGGCCATTGCCGGCATCATCATCACGCCGGTGATCCAGATGGATTATGCCCGGGGCGCGCTGCTGGGCCTCAAGGGGTTTGGTGCCGCCGTGGTGGGCGGCCTGGGAAACAGTTTTGGCGCCGTGGCCGCGGGCCTGCTGCTGGGCATTATCGAGGCCATGGCCGCGGGATACATCTCCTCTCACTACATGGACGCCGCGGCCCTTTTTATCCTGCTGATTGTCCTGTTTGTCCGCCCCAGCGGACTTTTCGGCAACCGGGAGGCGGCCAGATTTAAAGAATTTTAA
- a CDS encoding amino acid-binding protein, translating into MSTSKRITQLSVFLENRSGRISSIASVLGEAGVDIRAMSLADNSDFGILRLIVADNDGAIAALKARGFIVKRNEVVAVEIPDEAGSLAKTLDAIEGQGLNIEYLYAIIRKPGEYAVLVFRFDDVDNAIACLDAANIRMLSDADIAGG; encoded by the coding sequence GTGAGCACCAGCAAGCGCATTACCCAACTTTCCGTTTTTCTGGAAAACCGTTCCGGCCGGATCAGCAGCATCGCGTCGGTCCTGGGAGAAGCCGGGGTGGACATTCGGGCCATGTCCCTGGCCGACAACTCCGATTTCGGCATTCTTCGCCTGATTGTGGCGGACAATGACGGGGCCATCGCCGCGCTCAAGGCCCGGGGGTTTATTGTCAAGCGCAACGAGGTGGTGGCCGTCGAAATTCCCGATGAAGCGGGATCTTTGGCAAAAACCCTGGACGCCATCGAGGGCCAGGGGCTGAACATTGAGTACCTGTATGCCATTATCCGGAAACCGGGTGAATACGCGGTTCTGGTTTTCCGTTTTGATGATGTGGACAACGCTATTGCCTGCCTGGATGCCGCGAATATCCGGATGCTGTCCGACGCCGACATTGCCGGCGGATGA
- a CDS encoding branched-chain amino acid ABC transporter permease encodes MGIRHYIGLLVLLLLIAATPLAVRNDYYLGLLVFAGLNCLACIGLSLLMGYAGQISLGHAAFIGIGAYVSGYLTVRMDVGIWPAMVAGVGACMLMALVIGVPALKLRGHYLAMATLGFGEIVYIVAVAAIGITGGPEGINSIPKLHLFNYVLKSDTRFFYFTWAMVFLGLFFALNLIHSRVGRGLMAVHGSEDAAGSLGVNTARYKIQVFVLSAVYAGLAGCLYAHYVNYIDPGPFGVMHSVLLVTMVAVGGIHHIWGAVGGALFLSLLPDMLSLLSEYFEGTGIQYRSDYDTLVYGAILLLVMLFLPEGIAGGLNDLLKKAKQMVRPGTAGTEK; translated from the coding sequence ATGGGCATACGACACTACATTGGACTGCTGGTGCTGCTGCTGCTGATCGCGGCCACGCCGCTGGCCGTCCGCAACGATTACTACCTGGGCCTGCTGGTGTTTGCCGGTCTTAACTGCCTGGCCTGCATCGGCCTGTCGCTGCTGATGGGGTATGCCGGCCAGATTTCCCTGGGCCACGCGGCCTTTATCGGCATCGGCGCTTATGTGTCCGGGTACCTGACGGTAAGGATGGACGTGGGCATCTGGCCGGCCATGGTCGCCGGCGTGGGGGCGTGCATGCTCATGGCCCTGGTCATCGGGGTCCCCGCCCTGAAGCTCCGGGGCCACTACCTGGCCATGGCCACGCTGGGATTTGGCGAAATCGTCTATATCGTGGCCGTGGCCGCCATCGGCATCACCGGCGGACCGGAGGGAATCAACAGCATTCCCAAACTGCACCTGTTCAACTATGTGCTCAAATCGGACACCCGGTTTTTCTATTTCACCTGGGCCATGGTTTTCCTGGGGCTGTTTTTCGCGCTCAACCTTATTCATTCGCGAGTGGGCCGGGGCCTGATGGCGGTCCACGGCAGCGAGGACGCGGCCGGGTCCCTGGGGGTGAACACCGCCCGCTACAAGATCCAGGTTTTTGTGTTAAGCGCGGTTTACGCGGGCCTGGCCGGCTGTCTTTACGCCCACTACGTGAACTACATTGATCCCGGCCCCTTTGGCGTCATGCACTCGGTGCTGCTGGTCACCATGGTGGCCGTGGGCGGCATTCACCACATCTGGGGGGCCGTGGGCGGCGCGCTGTTTCTGTCACTGCTGCCGGACATGCTTTCCCTGCTGTCCGAGTATTTCGAGGGCACGGGCATTCAATACCGGTCCGATTACGACACCCTGGTTTACGGGGCGATCCTGCTGCTGGTCATGCTTTTTCTGCCGGAAGGGATCGCCGGCGGGCTGAACGACCTGTTGAAAAAGGCAAAACAGATGGTGCGCCCTGGTACCGCCGGGACGGAAAAGTGA
- a CDS encoding ABC transporter ATP-binding protein, producing MLRIQNINSYYGLAHVLKNVSLHINRGETVTLIGANGAGKTTLLRSISGLQAIRGGKVFLEGKEITQVPVEKKVRMGIAQVPEGRQIFWPMTVFENLEMGGFLVYKMHGRRQLIATIEEMFDVFPVLRNRRKQYAGSLSGGEQQMLAIAMALMLRPRLLLLDEPSMGLAPLIVREIFQILDRLKKENDLTVLLVEQNARVALNFADRGYVMETGRIILEDSASALLANQEVKRAYLGRDQKEIWE from the coding sequence ATGCTTCGAATTCAGAACATCAACAGCTACTACGGCCTGGCCCATGTGTTGAAGAATGTGTCGCTTCACATCAACAGGGGTGAAACCGTTACCCTGATCGGCGCCAACGGCGCGGGCAAGACCACCCTGCTGCGCTCCATCAGCGGGCTTCAGGCGATTCGGGGTGGCAAGGTGTTTTTGGAGGGAAAAGAGATCACCCAGGTGCCGGTTGAAAAAAAGGTCCGCATGGGCATTGCCCAGGTGCCGGAAGGGCGCCAGATCTTCTGGCCCATGACCGTTTTTGAAAACCTGGAGATGGGCGGGTTCCTGGTTTACAAGATGCACGGCCGCCGTCAGCTGATTGCCACCATAGAAGAGATGTTCGATGTCTTTCCGGTGCTGCGGAATCGCCGGAAGCAGTATGCCGGCTCCCTGAGCGGCGGCGAACAGCAGATGCTGGCCATTGCCATGGCCCTGATGCTGCGGCCCCGGCTGCTGCTGCTGGACGAGCCGTCCATGGGCCTGGCCCCGCTGATTGTGCGGGAGATATTCCAGATTCTGGACCGGCTGAAAAAGGAGAACGACCTGACCGTGCTGCTGGTGGAGCAGAACGCCCGGGTGGCGTTGAATTTTGCCGACCGCGGCTACGTGATGGAGACCGGCCGGATCATTCTGGAGGATTCGGCATCGGCCCTGCTGGCCAACCAGGAGGTCAAGCGGGCCTACCTGGGCAGGGACCAGAAAGAGATATGGGAGTAG
- a CDS encoding ABC transporter ATP-binding protein codes for MNERILEIRSLRKEFGGVVAVKDLDLSVDRGSITALIGPNGAGKTTVFHMITGFLRPTRGDITFDGVALQGRPVYTIAEMAIARTFQNVQIFSNMSALENVMVGRHLRSRSGFLGSLLVPPFFRREEKEIRKAAARWLEFVGLGDLARLPAGSLPLGSQRMLEIARALAMEPKMILLDEPASGLNARETVAMGELVREIREMGITVVLVEHDMELVMDISDQVNVINFGSLIARGTPREIQANPEVIAAYLGE; via the coding sequence GTGAACGAACGCATACTGGAAATAAGGTCGCTTCGCAAGGAGTTCGGCGGCGTGGTGGCGGTAAAGGACCTGGACCTGTCCGTGGACCGGGGCAGCATCACCGCGCTCATCGGTCCCAACGGGGCGGGCAAGACCACGGTGTTTCACATGATCACCGGGTTTCTCCGGCCCACCCGGGGTGACATTACCTTTGACGGGGTCGCGCTTCAGGGCCGCCCGGTTTACACGATTGCGGAAATGGCCATCGCCCGGACGTTTCAGAATGTTCAGATCTTTTCCAACATGAGCGCGCTGGAAAACGTCATGGTGGGCCGGCACCTGCGGTCACGATCGGGTTTTCTGGGATCTTTGCTGGTGCCGCCGTTTTTCCGGCGCGAGGAAAAGGAGATTCGAAAGGCCGCGGCCCGGTGGCTGGAATTTGTCGGTCTGGGCGATCTGGCCCGGCTGCCGGCGGGCAGCCTGCCCCTGGGCAGCCAGCGGATGCTTGAGATTGCCAGGGCGCTGGCCATGGAACCCAAAATGATTCTGCTGGACGAACCGGCATCCGGGCTGAATGCCAGGGAAACGGTGGCCATGGGGGAACTGGTCCGGGAGATCCGCGAAATGGGGATCACGGTGGTGCTGGTGGAGCACGACATGGAGCTGGTCATGGATATCTCCGACCAGGTGAACGTGATCAATTTCGGCAGCCTGATCGCCCGGGGAACGCCCCGTGAGATCCAGGCCAACCCGGAGGTGATTGCCGCCTATCTCGGGGAATAG